In Mercenaria mercenaria strain notata unplaced genomic scaffold, MADL_Memer_1 contig_3621, whole genome shotgun sequence, a genomic segment contains:
- the LOC128553243 gene encoding uncharacterized protein LOC128553243: MIFCRSINIRVETFSYLSAFRISGECAHVLAVVLKLTDWVLEGLQDVPSQPACTEVAQQWDKPRGAKIAAEAVSEMVVCKSYNTDRKRKPLTAIFTDNRKISLLDSDIQLLHSLDDSPLSYLACTPFQTVVTDHGPQNVGSTLAHQLQLIQPMEGPAANTVPCGNLQFPFTPTLTNIDITNDYREQFKCVSITNDEAIAMEINTREQSESESWFSERKKRITASNFGRLMLRKSAVTKKLIDSIQNPKKFTSASTSYGSANERVAKKLYRKQTKNHVHECGFIVNPKFPCVGATPDGKICDNGTSGILEVKCPFSIRDSKILDIVNSEVPRPDFFLEYNGNYININKNMHIGFKFKDSCL, encoded by the exons atgattttttgtaGATCTATTAACATAAGGGTAGAAACTTTCAGTTATTTATCTGCTTTCAGGATATCAGGTGAATGTGCTCATGTACTAGCAGTTGTGCTAAAGCTGACAGACTGGGTGCTTGAGGGACTGCAGGATGTACCGAGCCAGCCGGCTTGTACTGAAGTTGCACAGCAGTGGGACAAACCACGAGGGGCGAAGATAGCAGCAGAGGCTGTATCTGAGATGGTTGTCTGCAAGTCATACAACACCGACAGGAAACGTAAACCGCTAACGGCTATTTTCACAGACAACAG GAAAATCAGCCTACTAGATAGTGATATACAGTTACTGCATTCACTAGATGACTCTCCACTAAGTTATTTGGCATGCACACCCTTCCAGACAGTTGTCACAGACCATGGCCCACAGAATGTTGGCAGTACACTAGCACACCAG TTACAACTGATCCAACCAATGGAAGGACCGGCGGCAAACACAGTGCCCTGTGGAAATCTGCAGTTCCCCTTTACGCCAACATTAACAAACATTGATATCACTAATGATTACCGTGAACAATTCAAATGCGTTTCTATAACAAACGACGAAGCAATTGCAATGGAGATAAATACAAGAGAGCAGTCTGAAAGTGAAAGCTGGTTTTCAGAAAGAAAAAAGAGAATAACTGCTTCAAATTTTGGAAGACTAATGCTGAGAAAGTCAGCCGTCACAAAGAAATTAATTGACAGTATTCAAAATCCTAAGAAATTTACGTCAGCATCTACCAGCTATGGTTCGGCAAACGAAAGAGTTGCAAAGAAATTATACCGAAAACAGACAAAAAATCACGTGCATGAGTGCGGATTTATTGTGAATCCAAAGTTTCCATGTGTTGGAGCAACACCGGACGGTAAAATATGTGACAATGGTACATCGGGTATTTTGGAAGTGAAATGTCCATTTTCCATCAGAGACAGTAAAATTCTGGACATTGTTAATTCTGAAGTGCCACGTCCAGATTTCTTTTTAGAATACAAtggaaattatattaatataaataaaaacatgcataTTGGTTTCAAGTTCAAGGACAGTTGCTTGtga
- the LOC128553244 gene encoding uncharacterized protein LOC128553244, translating to MPELFFREWINYMFYRFGSVPLWPGRVIQEKMPKKFREEFPDTMIILDGTEIKLQPLSALRTQSQCYSDYKSSTTLKGLVDVDPRGSFTIISMLFSGSISDKEITSASGLLEMFQQLLDSGRLKRGDGVMVDKGFLIKDEIEKLGLKLHIPPFAPGSGQLSPGDVALTRKIAAHRVHVERAISRAKKFKIVDNRIDLTLFPCINQIWFCCCFLTGFMPLLITEKN from the coding sequence ATGCCGGAGCTCTTTTTCAGAGAATGGATAAACTACATGTTCTATCGCTTTGGGTCAGTACCGCTGTGGCCAGGTAGAGTTATTCAGGAAAAGATGCCAAAAAAATTCAGAGAAGAATTCCCGGATACCATGATAATACTGGACGGCACAGAAATCAAACTCCAACCGCTATCAGCATTAAGAACACAGAGTCAATGTTACTCCGATTATAAGTCCTCAACAACACTGAAAGGTCTTGTTGATGTAGACCCAAGAGGGTCTTTTACAATTATTTCTATGCTGTTTTCAGGATCTATATCTGATAAAGAGATCACATCAGCAAGCGGACTTTTGGAAATGTTTCAACAGCTGCTCGATAGCGGTCGACTTAAACGAGGAGACGGTGTCATGGTGGATAAGGGTTTTTTAATAAAAGATGAAATTGAAAAACTTGGACTTAAACTTCACATTCCACCATTTGCTCCTGGCTCAGGACAGTTGTCTCCAGGTGATGTAGCATTAACAAGGAAGATTGCTGCCCACCGAGTTCATGTTGAGAGAGCTATTAGCAGAGCAAAAAAGTTTAAGATAGTTGACAACAGAATTGACCTGACACTTTTCCCATGCATAAATCAGATTTGGTTTTGCTGCTGCTTTCTAACTGGATTCATGCCCCTGTTGATAACTGAAAAGAACTAA